A single genomic interval of Barnesiella intestinihominis YIT 11860 harbors:
- the miaB gene encoding tRNA (N6-isopentenyl adenosine(37)-C2)-methylthiotransferase MiaB, with protein sequence MKNISDKDTFEKREEKKLFIETYGCQMNVADSEVVASIMQMAGYTLCDTIEDSDAIFVNTCSIRDNAEQKVLSRLSYFQSLRKHKKSLVIGVLGCMAERVREQLITENGVDLVVGPDSYLDLPNLVGAAERGEKAVNVELSTTETYREVIPSRIGHNRISGFISIMRGCNNFCSYCIVPYTRGRERSREPESILGELADLKIKGFKEVTLLGQNVNSYRYERPDGTVVDFPALLALVAQSAEGMRVRFTTSHPKDMSDETLRIIAAYPNVCRHIHLPVQSGSNRILKLMNRKYTREWYLDRIAAIRHILPDCGITTDMFSGFHSETDADFEETLDLMREVGFDSSFLFKYSERPGTYASKHLPDDIPEEMKIARLQRMIDLQNELSLESNRKDIGKEFEVLVEGFSKRSREQLFGRTSQNKVVVFDKGSHRIGEFVRVKVNDASSATLLGEALE encoded by the coding sequence ATGAAAAATATATCGGATAAAGATACTTTTGAAAAAAGAGAGGAGAAGAAACTGTTTATAGAGACTTATGGCTGTCAGATGAATGTGGCCGACAGCGAAGTGGTCGCTTCGATTATGCAGATGGCAGGCTATACGCTTTGCGATACGATCGAAGACTCCGATGCCATATTTGTCAATACCTGTTCCATTCGGGATAACGCCGAGCAAAAGGTCCTTTCGAGATTGTCCTATTTTCAATCGTTGCGTAAACATAAGAAATCTTTGGTGATAGGGGTTTTGGGTTGTATGGCCGAAAGGGTTCGCGAACAGTTGATTACCGAAAACGGCGTAGATCTCGTGGTCGGTCCCGATTCGTATCTCGATTTACCTAACTTGGTCGGAGCTGCCGAACGGGGAGAAAAAGCCGTGAATGTGGAGCTTTCCACGACCGAGACCTATCGGGAAGTCATACCTTCTCGTATCGGTCATAACCGTATTTCGGGATTCATTTCGATTATGCGAGGGTGCAATAATTTTTGCTCCTATTGTATAGTCCCGTACACACGTGGTCGTGAGCGTAGCCGCGAGCCCGAGAGCATTCTCGGCGAGTTGGCCGACTTGAAAATCAAGGGTTTTAAAGAGGTGACTTTGTTGGGACAAAACGTAAATTCCTATCGATATGAACGTCCCGATGGGACTGTTGTCGATTTTCCGGCACTGTTGGCGTTGGTGGCGCAGTCGGCAGAAGGTATGAGGGTGCGTTTCACGACCTCCCACCCTAAGGATATGAGCGACGAGACTCTGAGAATTATCGCTGCTTACCCCAATGTGTGCCGTCACATACACCTTCCGGTGCAGTCGGGGAGCAATCGCATTTTGAAGTTGATGAACCGGAAATATACGAGGGAATGGTATCTCGACCGTATTGCCGCTATTCGCCATATTTTACCCGATTGCGGCATTACGACCGACATGTTCAGCGGATTTCACTCCGAAACCGATGCCGATTTTGAAGAGACTCTCGATTTGATGCGAGAGGTGGGATTCGATTCCTCGTTTCTTTTCAAATACTCCGAACGCCCCGGAACGTATGCCTCCAAACACTTGCCCGACGATATTCCCGAGGAAATGAAAATTGCTCGTTTGCAACGTATGATCGATTTGCAGAACGAGCTTTCTCTCGAAAGCAATCGCAAGGATATCGGCAAAGAGTTCGAAGTTTTGGTAGAAGGTTTTTCAAAACGTTCGCGCGAACAGTTGTTCGGTCGCACATCGCAGAATAAGGTTGTTGTTTTCGATAAAGGTAGTCATCGCATAGGAGAGTTTGTCCGGGTAAAAGTGAACGATGCATCGTCGGCCACTCTGTTGGGCGAGGCGCTTGAATAA
- a CDS encoding DUF3098 domain-containing protein, with protein sequence MESKKMKSESVVPGEQKKTEFALGKTNIILIAVAFVVIVVGFLLMLGPGTTPEAYNPDIFSFRRIVLAPGIAFAGFVFMVYAIMRNSK encoded by the coding sequence ATGGAATCTAAGAAAATGAAATCTGAGTCCGTTGTTCCGGGAGAGCAAAAGAAAACGGAGTTTGCCCTCGGCAAGACTAATATTATACTTATAGCTGTGGCGTTCGTTGTGATCGTCGTCGGTTTCCTGCTTATGCTGGGGCCCGGTACTACACCGGAGGCCTATAACCCCGATATATTTAGTTTCCGTCGTATCGTGTTGGCGCCCGGTATAGCTTTTGCTGGTTTCGTTTTCATGGTCTATGCGATCATGCGTAATTCGAAATAA
- a CDS encoding MFS transporter, with the protein MEKVVREKLWTHSFCAVAAGNFLLFFAFYLLLPVLPMYLSEAFAASRSTAGFILSSYTITALMIRPFAGYMVDTFPRKKLLLICYFTFLLFFGGYLLAGTLLLFAIIRAGHGIAFGLLTVSNSTVAIDVMPSSRRGEGIGYYGVSNNLAMAVGPTLSLYIHDSFANFDYIFLLSMVSATIGLICVSTIRMPYRREPILEKPPVSLDRFLLLKGMPEALTLIFFSFSYGVLSTYLAVYGKEELGIDSGAGFFFVLLAVGLILSRLTSGCWLNRGYVTRNILVGMLLSLLGYLIFVAVRNEWGYYGAAVILGLGYGCICPAYQTMFINLAPNNQRGTANSTYLTAWDLGVGLGVLIGGQIAEVSNYATVYATACVLCAIGYVLFKMKTAAHFENHKLR; encoded by the coding sequence ATGGAAAAGGTCGTTCGTGAGAAATTGTGGACACATAGCTTCTGTGCGGTGGCTGCCGGGAATTTCCTGCTTTTTTTTGCTTTTTATTTGTTGTTGCCTGTTTTGCCCATGTATTTGAGCGAAGCGTTCGCAGCAAGCCGTTCGACGGCAGGATTCATATTGTCTTCCTATACCATCACGGCGCTGATGATACGTCCGTTCGCCGGGTATATGGTCGATACCTTTCCCCGTAAAAAACTGCTGCTTATCTGCTATTTCACTTTTCTCCTTTTTTTCGGGGGATATCTGTTGGCCGGTACGCTCTTGTTATTCGCCATTATTCGTGCCGGGCACGGGATAGCGTTCGGGCTTCTTACCGTATCCAATAGCACGGTGGCTATCGATGTCATGCCGTCGTCCCGTAGGGGCGAAGGCATAGGATATTACGGAGTAAGCAACAATTTGGCTATGGCTGTCGGGCCTACGTTGTCGCTTTATATTCACGATTCTTTTGCCAATTTCGATTATATATTTTTGCTTTCGATGGTTTCTGCCACGATCGGGCTGATATGCGTTTCGACTATTCGAATGCCCTATCGCCGCGAGCCGATACTTGAAAAGCCGCCGGTTTCGCTCGACCGTTTCCTGCTTTTGAAGGGAATGCCCGAGGCTTTGACGCTTATATTTTTCTCGTTCAGTTACGGTGTGCTTTCCACCTATCTTGCTGTCTATGGTAAAGAAGAGTTGGGTATCGATTCGGGAGCTGGTTTTTTCTTTGTTTTGTTGGCCGTAGGGTTGATTTTGTCGAGGCTCACTTCGGGCTGTTGGCTTAACCGGGGATATGTCACCCGTAATATCCTTGTCGGCATGTTGCTCTCTTTGCTGGGCTATCTGATTTTTGTAGCCGTGCGTAATGAATGGGGGTACTATGGGGCGGCTGTTATTTTGGGGTTGGGCTATGGCTGTATTTGTCCGGCCTATCAGACCATGTTTATCAATCTGGCTCCCAATAATCAACGGGGAACAGCCAATTCCACCTATCTTACCGCTTGGGATTTAGGGGTTGGGCTGGGTGTTCTCATCGGTGGACAGATAGCCGAAGTATCGAATTATGCAACGGTCTATGCGACGGCTTGTGTGTTGTGTGCCATAGGGTATGTACTCTTTAAAATGAAAACGGCGGCGCATTTCGAAAATCATAAGTTGAGATAG
- the queA gene encoding tRNA preQ1(34) S-adenosylmethionine ribosyltransferase-isomerase QueA — MKLSQFKFKLPEEQIAQYPAKNRDESRLMVIDRKTGKIEHRIFKEIIEYFDEKDVFVFNDTKVFPARLYGNKEKTGAKIEVFLLRELNEENRLWDVLVEPARKIRIGNKLYFGDDDSMVAEVIDNTTSRGRTLRFLYDGSHDEFKEALYKLGEMPLPSYIARPVEEMDADRYQNIFARNEGAVVTPAAGLHFSRELLKRMEIKGIDYGFLTLHSGLGNFREIDVEDLTKHKMDSEQMRVTPELVELVNHAKDEGRKVCAVGTSVMRGIESAVSTGGHMKTYDGWTNKFIFPPYDFTVATNLVTNFHMPLSTMLMMVAAFGGYDIVLEAYESALKEGYRFGAYGDAMLIL; from the coding sequence ATGAAACTGTCCCAATTTAAATTCAAACTACCCGAAGAGCAAATCGCTCAATATCCGGCTAAAAACCGTGATGAATCCCGGTTGATGGTAATCGACCGGAAGACGGGGAAAATAGAACATCGCATTTTTAAGGAAATTATCGAGTATTTCGACGAGAAAGACGTGTTCGTGTTTAACGACACCAAAGTTTTTCCGGCTCGTCTTTACGGTAATAAGGAAAAAACAGGAGCTAAGATAGAGGTTTTTCTGTTACGGGAATTGAACGAAGAGAATCGGTTGTGGGACGTTTTGGTAGAGCCGGCTCGTAAGATTCGTATCGGAAATAAACTCTATTTCGGCGACGACGATTCTATGGTGGCCGAAGTAATCGACAATACGACTTCGCGAGGGCGCACGTTACGATTCCTTTACGACGGTTCCCACGATGAGTTTAAGGAAGCTCTTTACAAGTTGGGAGAAATGCCGTTGCCCTCCTATATCGCCCGTCCGGTAGAAGAGATGGATGCCGATCGGTATCAGAATATTTTTGCTCGTAACGAAGGTGCCGTTGTCACTCCGGCCGCTGGTCTGCATTTCAGCCGTGAGCTGTTGAAACGAATGGAAATTAAAGGAATCGATTACGGGTTCCTTACCCTTCATTCCGGCTTGGGTAATTTCCGTGAAATCGATGTCGAGGACCTCACGAAACACAAGATGGATTCCGAGCAGATGAGAGTGACTCCCGAATTGGTGGAACTCGTGAACCATGCTAAGGACGAAGGTCGTAAAGTGTGTGCCGTGGGTACATCGGTGATGCGAGGGATAGAAAGTGCTGTAAGTACGGGGGGACACATGAAAACGTATGACGGTTGGACCAATAAGTTTATTTTCCCTCCTTACGATTTCACGGTGGCAACCAATTTGGTGACGAACTTTCACATGCCCCTTTCCACTATGCTTATGATGGTAGCTGCGTTCGGTGGTTATGACATCGTTTTGGAGGCATACGAATCGGCATTGAAAGAAGGTTATCGTTTCGGGGCTTATGGCGATGCCATGCTCATTTTGTAA
- a CDS encoding cell division protein FtsX: MNNKASFSKRISFLNARMTSTLSVSLVLFILGIMVLMGFLATNLSRHVKENIGFSIVLNESAGERQVHQLQRMLERSKYVKAAQYISKEDALKEVMIELGENPEDVLGVNPLQSSIEVKLKADYANTDSLAVIEKNLRGQVIVSDILYQKDLIQSVNDNMSRIGLVLLALAIVLMLISFALISNTIRLGAYSKRFLIHTMKLVGATPAFIRRPFIVSNVINGIVASVIAMLLLSGCIYYLMSEMENFTTLLSVPMMVLVFLSVLILGIILTAVSAYWAVNRYIRMDRDDLYYI, from the coding sequence ATGAACAATAAGGCTTCTTTCAGCAAACGGATTTCTTTTCTGAATGCCCGAATGACTTCGACATTGAGCGTTTCATTGGTTCTTTTTATCTTGGGGATTATGGTTTTGATGGGATTTTTAGCGACTAATCTATCCCGTCATGTCAAAGAAAACATAGGTTTCTCCATTGTCTTGAACGAATCGGCCGGCGAGCGTCAGGTGCATCAACTGCAAAGAATGCTCGAACGTTCCAAATATGTGAAGGCGGCGCAGTATATATCGAAGGAAGATGCCTTGAAAGAGGTGATGATCGAGTTGGGAGAAAATCCCGAGGACGTGTTGGGAGTCAATCCGCTTCAATCGTCTATTGAGGTTAAATTGAAAGCCGATTATGCCAATACCGACAGTTTGGCCGTCATTGAAAAAAATCTCCGTGGGCAAGTGATCGTCAGCGATATTCTTTATCAGAAAGACCTTATCCAGTCGGTCAATGACAATATGAGTCGTATAGGACTGGTGTTATTGGCATTGGCGATAGTTCTCATGCTCATTTCGTTTGCGTTGATAAGCAATACGATTCGATTAGGAGCTTACTCCAAGCGTTTTCTTATCCACACGATGAAACTGGTGGGGGCTACACCGGCATTCATTCGTCGGCCCTTTATCGTTTCCAATGTGATTAACGGTATCGTTGCATCGGTAATAGCTATGTTGTTGCTTTCGGGTTGCATATATTATCTGATGTCCGAGATGGAGAACTTCACGACCCTGCTGTCTGTTCCCATGATGGTATTGGTCTTTTTGTCGGTTTTGATTTTAGGGATTATCTTAACGGCGGTTTCGGCTTATTGGGCTGTTAATCGTTATATTCGTATGGATAGAGATGACCTGTATTATATTTGA
- a CDS encoding acetyl-CoA hydrolase/transferase family protein has protein sequence MAFKFITAEEAAEFIHHNDNVGFSGFTAAGTPKVVSVALAKKAEAEHAAGRPFQIGVYTGASTSDYIDGALSRAKAIKSRTPYQSHKDSREAINNNEIAYFDLHLSHLAQTLRYGFLGKVDVAVIEATDVTPDGEILLGPGVGATPTFCSLAEKIIIELNHHDPKELRGMHDIYQPLDPPYRREIPIYKPSDRIGVPVVKVDPKKIIGIVESDKRDGVKPFAPVDEVTMKIGNNVCNFLAQQLKSGLIPPQFLPLQSGVGNIANAVLACLGSNPDIPAFEMYTEVVQDAVIDLMKEGKCKFASSCSLTVSDDKLNEVFQNIGFFHDKIILRPGEITNNPEVVRRLGLITMNTALEADIFGNVNSTHVTGTKMMNGIGGSGDFTRNAYLSIFTCPSTAKGGKISAIVPMVSHLDHSEHSVQVLITEQGVADLRGKSPIQRAHAIIENCAHPMYKELLWDYLKLGKGHTPHRLNAAFAFHNEFLKSGDMALTNWADYE, from the coding sequence ATGGCATTTAAATTTATCACCGCAGAAGAAGCGGCTGAATTCATTCATCACAACGACAATGTCGGATTCAGCGGATTTACCGCAGCAGGAACTCCCAAAGTAGTTTCCGTCGCTCTTGCAAAAAAAGCAGAAGCAGAGCATGCCGCAGGTCGCCCTTTCCAAATCGGAGTTTATACAGGAGCATCGACCAGTGATTACATTGACGGTGCTTTAAGTCGGGCAAAAGCAATCAAAAGCCGTACGCCTTATCAATCACACAAGGACTCACGCGAAGCGATCAACAACAACGAAATCGCCTATTTCGATTTACACTTGTCTCACCTTGCTCAAACCCTTCGTTACGGATTTCTCGGTAAAGTAGATGTCGCCGTCATAGAAGCGACCGATGTGACCCCCGACGGCGAAATTTTATTAGGGCCCGGTGTAGGCGCCACACCGACTTTCTGCTCTCTTGCCGAAAAAATAATTATCGAGTTGAACCACCATGATCCCAAAGAGCTGCGTGGCATGCACGATATATATCAACCATTGGACCCGCCCTATCGTCGGGAAATTCCCATCTATAAACCGAGCGACCGTATCGGTGTACCTGTTGTCAAAGTAGACCCGAAAAAAATCATCGGTATCGTCGAAAGCGACAAACGCGACGGCGTGAAACCATTCGCTCCGGTAGACGAGGTTACCATGAAGATAGGAAACAATGTCTGCAACTTCCTCGCACAACAATTAAAATCGGGCTTGATTCCTCCCCAGTTCCTGCCTTTGCAGTCGGGTGTAGGAAACATCGCCAACGCTGTTTTGGCCTGCTTAGGTTCGAATCCCGACATTCCAGCCTTCGAAATGTACACCGAAGTCGTACAGGATGCCGTTATCGATTTGATGAAAGAGGGAAAATGTAAATTCGCCAGCAGCTGCTCCCTCACCGTGAGCGACGACAAGTTAAACGAGGTATTCCAAAATATCGGATTCTTCCACGACAAAATCATACTTCGTCCGGGAGAAATCACCAACAACCCCGAAGTCGTACGCCGTCTGGGACTGATTACAATGAATACAGCTCTCGAAGCAGATATCTTCGGTAACGTAAACTCCACGCACGTCACAGGAACCAAGATGATGAACGGCATAGGCGGCTCGGGCGACTTCACACGCAACGCTTATCTGTCGATATTTACTTGCCCTTCGACAGCCAAAGGCGGAAAGATAAGCGCCATCGTCCCTATGGTATCGCACCTCGACCACAGCGAACACTCGGTACAGGTACTCATTACCGAACAAGGTGTCGCCGATTTGAGAGGGAAATCGCCCATTCAACGGGCTCACGCCATTATCGAAAACTGCGCTCACCCCATGTACAAAGAACTGTTATGGGATTACCTTAAACTGGGTAAAGGGCACACGCCTCACCGCCTGAACGCCGCATTCGCATTCCACAACGAATTTTTGAAATCGGGCGACATGGCTCTTACCAACTGGGCCGATTACGAATAA
- a CDS encoding undecaprenyl-diphosphate phosphatase, translating to MTWLESLILGLVQGLTEYLPVSSSGHLEIANALFGIQGEENLTFAVLVHTATVCSTIVVLWKEVEILFRGLFRFTWNSETKYLAKIALSMIPVGIVGLFLKDYVESFFGNGLLLVGIMLLVTAALLTFAYYARPRVKEDISYRDAFIIGLSQAVAVLPGLSRSGTTIATGLMLGNKKEQVARFSFLMVIIPILGEALLDLMKGGFSPAESGLSIPVMIIGFLAAFVSGCLACKWMLRLVNNGKLVYFAIYCVAMGACAIIYSLVH from the coding sequence ATGACTTGGTTAGAATCTCTTATATTGGGCCTCGTGCAAGGGCTCACCGAATATCTGCCGGTAAGTAGCAGCGGACACCTCGAAATCGCGAATGCATTGTTCGGTATACAAGGTGAAGAGAACCTCACTTTTGCCGTGTTGGTGCATACGGCGACAGTATGTAGTACGATTGTTGTACTATGGAAGGAAGTGGAGATTTTGTTTCGTGGACTTTTCCGTTTTACGTGGAATAGCGAAACGAAATATCTGGCAAAAATAGCTTTGTCCATGATACCGGTAGGTATCGTAGGGCTGTTTCTGAAAGACTATGTAGAATCGTTTTTTGGCAACGGTTTGTTATTAGTCGGCATCATGTTGCTGGTAACTGCGGCGTTGTTGACATTCGCTTATTATGCCCGGCCTCGGGTGAAAGAAGATATATCTTATCGAGATGCATTTATCATCGGTCTCTCGCAGGCGGTAGCCGTTTTACCCGGACTTTCGCGTTCCGGTACGACTATTGCTACCGGACTCATGCTGGGAAACAAAAAAGAACAGGTGGCCCGATTCTCGTTTCTTATGGTGATTATTCCTATTTTGGGCGAGGCTCTTCTTGATTTGATGAAAGGAGGGTTTTCTCCTGCGGAGTCGGGATTGTCCATACCGGTGATGATTATCGGATTTCTTGCCGCATTCGTGTCGGGGTGTTTGGCGTGTAAGTGGATGCTCCGTTTAGTCAATAATGGCAAATTAGTGTATTTTGCTATCTATTGTGTGGCGATGGGAGCTTGTGCTATAATTTATTCGCTTGTTCACTAA
- the truB gene encoding tRNA pseudouridine(55) synthase TruB, with protein sequence MDFNEGEIIYIDKPLHWTSFDVVKRIRLRILRRIKQKKLKVGHAGTLDPLATGVMIICTGRATKRIEEFQYQTKEYIATLRLGATTPSFDLETEIDGVYPHEHITRESVERTLPRFVGSIMQIPPSYSACKVDGRRAYDMARKGQAVDLKPKELVIDEIELLSCELPEIKIRVVCSKGTYIRALARDIGEALGSGAHLVGLIRTRVGDVTLADCLSVEQVADMIDHIDVEPVLEEEKKE encoded by the coding sequence ATGGACTTTAACGAAGGCGAAATCATATATATCGACAAACCGCTTCATTGGACTTCGTTCGATGTGGTCAAGCGCATACGGTTGCGTATACTCCGCCGCATCAAACAAAAAAAATTGAAGGTGGGGCATGCGGGAACTCTCGATCCGTTGGCTACGGGCGTGATGATTATATGCACGGGACGAGCGACGAAACGGATAGAAGAATTTCAATATCAGACCAAAGAATATATAGCGACTTTGCGTCTGGGAGCGACGACACCGTCGTTCGATTTGGAAACTGAGATAGATGGTGTTTATCCCCATGAACATATCACCCGTGAAAGTGTAGAGCGAACTTTACCTCGATTTGTCGGTTCGATTATGCAGATACCGCCCTCTTATTCGGCTTGTAAAGTCGATGGCCGCCGGGCGTACGATATGGCCCGTAAAGGGCAGGCGGTCGACTTGAAGCCCAAAGAATTGGTTATTGACGAAATAGAGTTGCTTTCTTGCGAATTGCCCGAAATCAAAATCAGGGTCGTGTGCAGCAAGGGAACTTATATTCGGGCTTTGGCTCGTGACATCGGAGAGGCGCTCGGTAGTGGAGCCCACCTTGTGGGATTGATCCGTACACGAGTGGGCGACGTGACTCTTGCCGATTGCCTTTCGGTCGAACAGGTCGCCGACATGATAGACCATATAGACGTTGAACCCGTTTTGGAAGAAGAGAAAAAAGAATAA